Proteins encoded in a region of the Chelonoidis abingdonii isolate Lonesome George chromosome 2, CheloAbing_2.0, whole genome shotgun sequence genome:
- the C2H2orf68 gene encoding UPF0561 protein C2orf68 homolog has translation MSHGFVRHIRRNQIARDDYDREMKQAKEKVKKRHTPTPPRPRKPDQQVYHPCRRSRADPACGLEYEGSSESSSSTEPDPRSTELFCLEYEADSGEVTSVIVHQDDSPEEVTEKVCARSPLEPPLREALRQRVQEELRKRRAKR, from the exons ATGAGCCACGGCTTCGTGCGGCACATCCGGCGGAACCAGATCGCCAG GGACGACTACGACCGGGAGATGAAGCAGGCCAAGGAGAAGGTGAAGAAGAGGCACACGCCGACCCCACCCCGGCCCAGGAAACCCGACCAGCAGGTGTACCACCCCTGCCGGAGAA GTCGAGCTGACCCAGCCTGCGGCCTGGAGTACGAGGGGTCTAGCGAGAGCAGCTCCAGCACCGAGCCAGACCCCCGCAGCACAGAGCTTTTTTGCCTCGAGTATGAGGCCGACAGCGGCGAGGTCACCTCGGTCATTGTACACCAG GATGACAGCCCTGAGGAGGTGACGGAGAAGGTCTGTGCCCGGAGCCCactggagccgcccctgcgtgAGGCCCTGAGGCAGCGGGTGCAGGAGGAGCTGCGGAAGCGGCGGGCGAAGCGCTGA